One Carassius auratus strain Wakin chromosome 39, ASM336829v1, whole genome shotgun sequence genomic window, atatatagacttttttttataaaaagaaatgtaaaactgAACTGTCAATACATAGAAGTTATTGTTAAGAAAATCTTAACTCTGAAACCAATGTCTGTTTTAGGATGTTGTGTGTTATTTGTCACGTCTATATACGTCTCACGTTTAAACTTTCACAAATGTTTGTACATGTGGCACTTTTCACTGAAATCACTgtcttttttaatcattatttgtaCATAAGCCTCAGTGTTGAAGTGACTCTTTTCTGATTGGTGTGCAGTGATTCATGGGTGCTGTTTGGGTTTGGTTTGAATCCATTGGTCTTTGTTGGGTGAGGCTTTGTCATTTGTGAAATTCAAACATATGACGTACAGTTAatgtgtttttgcaaataaaccaAAAAAGTTTGCTTATATGAACTCAGTATTTTACAGCACACATTCATGCAATATACTATATCCAATATAATGtcctttttgtaaaatgtattgtcatTAGACAGTCGAGAGAGTTTGATGTGTTTATCTTTGTAAATCTACCTCAAATGATCAAACCTGTTACTGTTTATGTAAAGGGCATCTGctcatttttaaatctaaaactgTTTAAACAAGAAACTAAACATGTGTAATGATTCATGAGTTTTAAGTCAAACTATAATCTGTACATCGTTCTGAGGCTTCAGaagcataatatttattttaaataatacacaagacagaaaaaaaatgttaagtgtGATTAAATAAAGACTGAAATGGATTAAAAGTTTCTGGAAAAAaggttgttgtgtgtgttttaaaatgtaaaaaatactgaATCCTTTAGATATTTGATTTCTACTCATccacattaataaacatttgattTTCTTTGCTTTATCAGATTATCTCTCTGGCTCTTTTTTGGAGTCTGTACTAGTCAAAGTCACTAAACATGTCTTCTAAAGTTAAAAGGTCAGTCAAAGTCTCAGAGATGTCGCGGGTCGTTTGTATTTGCTCTTATTTCAACAGCTCGGTCAGGTCCTGCTTTGTGATTGGGTACATCAGCACACACTGcctcctctgattggctgctgcggAGGAGGAGGATTTCCGTCCGTCAATGAGAACGATGGGAAAGATGGAGTGGAACTTGATGATGTCGGTGACAGAATCAAACCTCTGGAAGACAAAGAGGGATGATGAAGCACTGAGTCTGGTCCTGCGACACTAAGAGCTCAGGTGTGACTCACGTCATTGGTTCTCAGGCCCGTTCCCAGAGTGTATTTGCTGATGTCATCACTGAAGCGGATCTGAATGTTAAACACTCTTTTGTCATAAAACACAGCGAGGACCAAGGGCTCATAGGTAGTGTTCTTCGAGCAGTCGCGCACTAGAAAGGCTCCTTCCTGTGGACAGAAGTCTCATGTAAACATCAAAACATAATTCATGCATAAtccatgtgtttgttttctgattATGTGCTAAGTTCTTGAGTAACTGAGCTATAACGTCGGTCGTGATGTGTGTTTTACCCTGTTGACCAGGTGAAGAGCGTGTTCAGCGTCCACACGACTAACTGCACCAACATACCAGTTCTGATCCGCCAATCCCTGCACGACAGACAACACAGAGCCACTAGAGGTTTTCCAAATATATGTTATTGATCTTACTGTAAACAATCTGTTCAGTCTCACACAAAGTTTggaataggatttttttttaaatctcttctgctcaccaaagctgtatttatttgatcaaaaatacagtaaaaacaatgaaGTATtcttctaatgtaaatcatctgttttctgtgtgaatctgtgttaaagtgtaatgtatttctgtgatgctccgctgtattttcagcatcattcctccagtcttcagtgtcacatgatcttcagaaatcatgaaaatatgatgatttactgctcaagaaacatttctgattattatcagtgttgaaaagttgtgctgcttttttatggaaaattcaaacataacacattcattttaaatttctataatatttactgtctactgtattttgatcaaataaatgcagcctatttACTCCACCTAAACTCCGCCCACACTTTAGACCCGCCTCCAAATGTGAGTGCCACGCCCATATTTCAGCATCCAATCAAGAACAGGCAGACAGAACTTATAATCTGTTACATTGCTGGAAGAAAGCTGCACTGCTACTGTTGTGTATCTCTGTACCTGTGCAGGTTTGCTGTGGTTGGTGAAGCTGCCGTCGCTCTCTCCTTTAGCAGGAGGCCATTCGTGATGCTGCTGTTTCCTCACGTGTGAATCTGTAACGAATCCAGAGCGTTTGAGACGTGAATCTGAGCCGCTTCAGCTGTGATTCAGTGAGTCGTTTCTTACCGAACGAGCTCTTCTCGCTCTCACAGTAACTGCAGGAGCAAACACACACGGACACCCATCACACACATCATTCCTCTGATTACTGATGTTAAAGCACAGACTGTGTGACTGCGGTCAGTACCTGTCCAAATCCTGAGAGTCCAGATCCAGAGAAAACCTGTGAGACGTGTGACCTGCATAACAGGTATATTAGATTTTATCATTACAGTTTATAAAACATGATATTACATTGAAAAGGCAACATAACTTACCTGCAGATGATTGTGTTTTTACCTGAGGGTGAAATGGAGTATTATTCACTTGTGTGGGTTTCTTGAATACACAAAACCAACAGACATGATGCTTTAATAGtgatttttatcaatttcatttcatatttggAACTGTGCTAAAAGGTTTCcactgtgacaacatgccccgctCTAGGGATCAAGCTTATTAACTCTATGTGTTCTCTGCTGTGACGTTCGGCTGTTTTTGCGTCAGTCTCAGCATGATTTCAGTTCTCTTCACAGCTCTTCCTCTCTGACCTAGATGTGATATCTCTCTCTCAAACAGTTCCAGTCATGTGTGATGTTCCTCGAACTGTTCTCAAGGTTAACAGGCCTTGGCAAGTCTAAGGGAATTATTTGGAACTGTTTATTAAACACATgacttcaatgttttttttaataggttATTACAGGATTCTGAAGAAAACTAGggaagatgaagatgaatgaGAAGTGTGCATGTTTGGTAAACAGAAGAAGAAGTCCTTAATATAATCTCTtcatttatgaatgttgaaaGTCTCTGTTCAATCATAAATTAATATGCATGATAAGAAACGGACATGAACTGTGTATCTGTCTAATAATCTTTGAAAACTCTTGTGTGTATCAGTTCTTCAAATAAGCTTGCATTCTTTGTTGAGGGAAACTGAACTGCTGTGCATCTCAGATTGAGTCATTCAGGGAcaaatgtgacaacttgccccgctCTCTTTTACATGTTCTGGTTTTAGTTCTAGTTAATGCTCTAGAGTCATTtgtaaaaaagttgaaattaagtttgtttattttttagttattatgTTTGACTTTGCTATATTTAAGTTACTGTGTAAAACAGAATAGACATGGACTTACATTCTCTTGCTCACTTGGTCTGGAGCTGAGAATAAAAAACACAGGAATCAGTTTAcatgggtgtgtgagtgtgtgaggtgtgtgtgtgtgtgtgtgggtgtgtgtgtgtgtgagtgagtgagtgagagagtgtgtgtgtgtgtgtgaggtgtgtgtgtgtaggtctgtgtgtgtgtgtgtgtgtgtgtgtgtgattgagtgagagagtgtgtgtgtgtgtgtgtgtgtgaggtgtgtgtgggtgtgtgtgtgtgtgtgaggtgtgtgtgtgtaggtctgtgtgtgtg contains:
- the LOC113058077 gene encoding cytokine-dependent hematopoietic cell linker-like isoform X1 — translated: MTHMITVTEALCCVLAGVRDDVPPLVMDDRNRRERITSAHTHLDEDSCPPDRAPRGRIIAANVVHAPPPRPLRVKPGCKGPAINRNLKPGRLPKSSSDGRLDFMRSAERTPVAPQRPVRSLPRDHLSLPPPPVQTTTNYPNQFDESPPSRPAPTSPQPISHNNRPAWTHSRPSEQENKPTQVNNTPFHPQVKTQSSAGHTSHRFSLDLDSQDLDSYCESEKSSFDSHVRKQQHHEWPPAKGESDGSFTNHSKPAQGLADQNWYVGAVSRVDAEHALHLVNREGAFLVRDCSKNTTYEPLVLAVFYDKRVFNIQIRFSDDISKYTLGTGLRTNDRFDSVTDIIKFHSIFPIVLIDGRKSSSSAAANQRRQCVLMYPITKQDLTELLK
- the LOC113058077 gene encoding cytokine-dependent hematopoietic cell linker-like isoform X2; translated protein: MTHMITVTEALCCVLAGVRDDVPPLVMDDRNRRERITSAHTHLDEDSCPPDRAPRGRIIAANVVHAPPPRPLRVKPGCKGPAINRNLKPGRLPKSSSDGRLDFMRSAERTPVAPQRPVRSLPRDHLSLPPPPVQTTTNYPNQFDESPPSRPAPTSPQPISHNNRPAWTHSRPSEQENVKTQSSAGHTSHRFSLDLDSQDLDSYCESEKSSFDSHVRKQQHHEWPPAKGESDGSFTNHSKPAQGLADQNWYVGAVSRVDAEHALHLVNREGAFLVRDCSKNTTYEPLVLAVFYDKRVFNIQIRFSDDISKYTLGTGLRTNDRFDSVTDIIKFHSIFPIVLIDGRKSSSSAAANQRRQCVLMYPITKQDLTELLK
- the LOC113058077 gene encoding cytokine-dependent hematopoietic cell linker-like isoform X3 translates to MDDRNRRERITSAHTHLDEDSCPPDRAPRGRIIAANVVHAPPPRPLRVKPGCKGPAINRNLKPGRLPKSSSDGRLDFMRSAERTPVAPQRPVRSLPRDHLSLPPPPVQTTTNYPNQFDESPPSRPAPTSPQPISHNNRPAWTHSRPSEQENKPTQVNNTPFHPQVKTQSSAGHTSHRFSLDLDSQDLDSYCESEKSSFDSHVRKQQHHEWPPAKGESDGSFTNHSKPAQGLADQNWYVGAVSRVDAEHALHLVNREGAFLVRDCSKNTTYEPLVLAVFYDKRVFNIQIRFSDDISKYTLGTGLRTNDRFDSVTDIIKFHSIFPIVLIDGRKSSSSAAANQRRQCVLMYPITKQDLTELLK